The genome window TGCTGTTTGAGGAGGCAGGGGTCAAATAGCAGCTTTAACTCAGCTGGACCTTCATCAGCTCTGCTAGAAGAAGACACAACTCCACGTGAAAACACCATCATTGTGGAGCTGAatgcaaatgcattttttaaatatgctggGAGGGAGGGTTCATGTGGATTTTGAGGGTGTAGTTAAAACTGAAACTTCAGGGGATTCAACTTCTGtctaaacatgtttaaattatgattttgtctttaaaaaacagaTAAGAAAGCCTTGATCTCAACCATAGGACCCCCTCCACCGTCCCCTCTCTCAGTGACATgtcaatacaaacacaaactcaGTCTATCCTTGGGAAATGATCTTGGCTTCTAACAAAAGATAATTGAACAAGACCTACCTTCTCAGCACATGTGCAGAAATCCCTTCAGCAAACACAGAAGACATAATGAGAAGAGCTAAAATGTGTTTGCTGACCCAGTTTGACGACATTGTGAACACAGCGCCTTGGGACTCAAGGAAAAAAGGATGAGTAATGACTCTTCCTTGCATCAACTCACAAGAAAGGTCTAATTCTAGAATGAATTATTACATTTGTTagtcttcaaaaaaaaagtacacagctccataaataaacaaaatggatAGAATAGCCATTGCCATTCAAATCAACATAGCTGCATCATCAGAGTGGCAGCCATTTCAAATCTTTGTAGTAAAGATTAATTTCCTAAGAACCAAATATGAAGAATTTGTTCTTGTAATAAGAGCTAGTGAAGTTGAATAAAATGGTAGGCTAACAAGTGTCTGGTGGAATAAACCTAACGCACATAAAATGTAACaaacataaaagaaaagaacttcaaaactacaaatgtatttatgttttgcaTTTAGGGTTTTGACTGTAGCAGCACCTTGCCTTATTGTtcattccatttttattttgtttggttaCTATGCACCTCATACACCAAGGCTAGTTCCTTACAAATGTACCAATTTGATTCTTATTCTGAGAAGGGAAACCTTTTGGAATTTACAATTGGATAATATAATCTGGTACAAagcaaattgaaattgaatttgtagGCTACGTCGAGACAATAACCATAatcatcacaaaaacagaatgcACACTGTTTTCTGTAGCCGCTGAGGGAGTTAAAATCGAATCAGGCCCTATGGATGTCATTGTTTATTTACCCTTTTATGTTTAGACATAAGTATGttttcaaattcatttttttcatatacAATTGGATTGATATgtattgttgctttttacacACTAGACTCTTTAATTGTGGAAGGTCTAAGACGAGTGTATGTCCGTTCACGATTCAATgtttaataaagacagaaaaaactGCCACCATGGTCACGTGTTACGGTCACATGTTCAAAAGGGGCCCTCGTGCGGCTGAAAAACGGCGTTAAAAAAAGCTCATATAGGCTCACGTGGTTTCGGAAGTCACTGGAAATCGAACGTGTTGAGATCAGCGTCGCAGTGGAATCACGTTGGCCGTCTGCAGCCACGTGTCATCCTGATAGGTTACCTGAAAACCACCTGCGCAGGTAAGTGCTCATGTCTCGGCCAGGAAAAAGTGTGGCCCATTGTAACTGTTCGGATCAAGCTgcagtttaatttttattttggttatgTCCATTGGGAATGAGAAAGGATGAGACCCTTGTCCCCGTGGACACGTCCACAGAGGAAGCCCTTTGAGAAAGCTACGGAAATGAAATAGATTTTAGATTGGAAGTTAAACTCTGTTTTGGTTTTGAGATGGATGGGACCCTGTCagtgattggggggggggactgctTTCACTGAATGTGGTTTTCATCCCCCAGCCAACAGATCCCTTCACCTCCTCCCAGGAACAATGACGCGGCAGTTTGACACAGCTCTGAGGTATCCTGTCTCTCCTCTTCCAGGGCTGTCTTTATCTGGTGATGTACTAAATCTATATTGAATATTGGTACGTGTAAATATAGGGGAAGCAACTGAAAGGAAAACCAATATTTTAAAGGATAAGTTCATCCAAACCTTATTATTCCTTTCCCTCACTCCCTGATCAATGCACGACTACTAGGTCTGTGGTTGGCGATATGGcagaaatattgtaatatgagtTCTTTCAGGCACGATAAATGATTCTATTTCACCTCAACAAATTCTGTTCTCAAATTTCACACTTTAAAGtttctttaactttttgttacttgttttcaatgtttgaaaTCCAAATGAACCCCTCTTCACATCAGCATGCATTTCATCATCCACTCAgcaattattagaaaataaaatggctCATTATTAAAGTTGGTTTGCCTGTTACACCAgttatatttttcttcttccaacACAGTGGTAAAGAACACTAGGATAAAATGCCAGGAATTAAGTTTTCATTAACTTTTTGAGCGTCTCGGTCCCGGCACCGGGAGTTATCTTCGCCGTTTTTCGGAAGTGCTGACTTCcgtcataaattgcaagcattaaaccgtcataaacacggtcaagtcatacatcgttagaaagcttaaagtctcatgattccatcgagcccacacacaagcaataaggtgactcacaacggttacaatcatgttctgaagtacaGCAAGACAGACATATTCGAGTCTAAATTGAGTGTGTGTTCCTACCTGTCTGCTCGTGTcgttaatcacagcggtgaaagatcgccgaaAACCGTGGTATTCCTACTTCGCCACATGCcaagctattagaatatccaagccttgtaatccataattatctggtccctcacaatcttgtagtttctggccaaccTTCGACGTTCAGAATCAGATCATGCATcattctcggttttgatcgcgTGTAACTTTTTCCGTGTATGCGCTACATTCACACTCGGCACAGCCCTGGAATCTGTTGTTTGTGCAGTTTCCAATGAACGGTCTTCTCAGCCAATAGCATGAGTATTCTCAGATACTCGCAAGCTAACCATGAAtcccacagtccccattgggccacgtgggaaaaactgacagcatttcCCACCAGTCAGAGACAGAGGTAATAAAACTGGCattcctgtgtagccaatagcAAGACAGTtgaatgatatcaaacatggccaacaaAGATTTTCCCTGAGGGGTCTCCAGCCcattcaaaccaaaaatattccctttttttatggcatttcaccatttcatcaaattatgattacttattcctataaatttATGTATATACTTCTTTTAtctatatgtgtgagtgatgtggatgtgtttttgtatttcagaagttatgtatttagcacttttgggcttttttagaataaaaataagacaacgcacagacatatctgtagaaaaacattcatataaaatccattttaaagcaattttcttctggattttttctgttctaagttgagacatgggCTAGGGTACTATGTTAGTATATAGCagttgtaatatgcttacagtagtgctttttattatttttcagatgatttacttggacggaaatagaaattctgtgttctaacctctgtagctctgtgtcagtaggCCTAGTGTCACATGCCACTAGAACAACAAgctgagagtgttagcttcacaatgaactcagggtcatcccgagggcaaagcatgtggaaactgcagcatgttttaggggtaaaatttaggcgagaaaatcatatattttccagtgtaTTTCACAGCATGCCAAATCAAGCTCACAGTGGCAAATGCCTCCTAAGTTACCGTAAGGCCCGTTGCTTACAGCCGTGTAGCATTAAAAAGGCAATTCTTTGTTAAGGTCCGGCGCAGTGCTGACCCAACATTTAACACAGATGCTACATTACATTAAGGGGTGTCACAATTCTCTTccatttgaatacattttcaatTCTCTTTGATTctcgattattttttttagcaaaagtTGCTATGCCATTTTTAGACTAGACTTGTATGTAATACAATGTCTGACCTTTGTTTGCAGTGTACCACATTACATTgtcaaatttcaaataattataAGCAGCATAATGAAACAATATCTGCAGTCAGTTGGAAACCTGACAATTtgttaataaagtaaaaagaggaaaaaaagttcACTGACAATCCTGAGGGCAAACGCTTTGCACCACACAGTTTGGAGTTATATGCCCCCAACGTTGTCTTCCAggtagcgctgcctggaagacACTAGGACAAGTCAGTGGTTGTGGTTGAAGACGACGGTCACTGCTTTGAAGGCTTAGGCTTACCCTAACCCTACGTGCTGGACGTGGCGCGCGAGCGTGTCCGTTGCAtggcgtgtctgtttttttgttttttttccagctccCGCGTTGGACAACAGGTTGGAGCTGAAACGCTGCCTGCGTCACATGCTTGGCTCGAGCCGAAGACGTGTGCATGCTAGCAATAGAACCAAGGCCTATTGTTGACCCGGAACACGTGCGTGTTGGAAGCCTTtctaagaaagaaagaataggAATATGTTTAATgccattttgacacaaatgcacattaataaatgATATTGTTGATGTTGGAAAGGTTTTGACATCAGTGCAGAtgtaaatgtgaaaacaaaaccttttcaaATACTGCACCTGTCATACAGAATGAATATTCTGTGACCTATTTTGCCGTCAGTACTGCCGATGTCGTCTTGCTTTCATCAAATCGCTAGCCGAGATGTTTATGTTTTAACGACTCTCTCCCCATTTGTTGAACAGGGATCTAAATCTACCTGCACTATGTCCCCAAGATGGCCCTCCTGGTGTGTCACCGAGCTACAGCAGCGCCGTGTTAGACACGTTTCTGGTGTGTAGGACGTAGAAAAATCCACGCAGCTGACACACAACAGAAACGCCACACTGGCGCAACGCCTTAGTGGCCGGCCTTAGTTGGGGGGCTTAAACCACCATCGAGCCAGCACGGCAGCTGAGCAGAGCGCTAGTAAAGGGGGCAACTTGGCTGATGGCAGTCCACCAACTTGTTGCTCTCTAATGGATCCAATATAAGCTGCTCTGTTTAGGCTAGAAAacgtgcatgcaggctgaaattcagCCGTGCGGTTTTGTTGGGATAAAGCAGACGGAATATTTGCTAGCTGCTATGCTAATGTGCAATGGGAAACACATTTAGGAATCTGTTGTCATGGTAGCATGCCATTTTGCAAGGGACAACAATAGGCTCGGCCCAAATGAGCCAGGCCTTCGCAGAATGGATGCAATTCCAATGCATGCTGGTTAGATTCGCGGCCGACTTGATCCCTACTTGCTCTGACGTCGGTCAATgaattaaaatctatttttcctctgttttgctttttgtatCGTTCAGTTGGCTCAAGGGAAGGACTGCTGGGATCTTCTGCTGTCATTTGTTGCTTGTTGTCAGCTGCACTTCCTTATATTTAAGGTGAGTACCACGGTCTACATCATTGCTCTTGAAGACGTGTAAGAGCACGTATGAGCCAGCCTGATGTATTAAGAGTCCCTTCAGTCTCCTGCTGGTCATTTGTCAATATTAGATATTTAGAGAGGCTCGTCCCTGCTGACAACCTGCCGGTGGCCAGGGACGCAGAACTGAAACGGAGCATCAATTTAGACGACACGCTGGACTTTACGTAAGGAATGCAACTCTTTAGTTTTCAATTCTtattctccttttttatttgtcGTAAGGAAGACTGGCAAATCAAGCTTTTCATTGCTTGTTGTAAGTTGCCTTTACTGTGCAAATGACAAACCTCCTTGAATCTTGAAATCGAGTAACTTGATCTAATTTTACAGAAatttcaggaaaacacacagtaaacacTTAATAGAATGTCAACAAAATACATGCTTCACTTGCCTCATTGCCATAATTGGAATAAAAATGCAGGGATGATTTTTAAtttatacacacaaaaagaaatgaagatATTATCTTGTAATCATGACTGCCatcttatttttagttttctacATGGCCATCTGCTCCAGGCCTGCAGTGTTTACATTACTTCTATATGAAGCTACATGCTAACGTCAGGAGAAACCTGGAGTCTGGAACAGATGTTGTTCATTTCTCCCCAGTTTCGGATCACATTATTGCTGAAACATGTTTCAGCATAAACCTACCATACATATTTTTTGGATGCAAAACGGGTCTTCTGACCAGAAACTATCTTGGCAATAAATGGCAACATTGTTATATTAGGCTCTTCcgagaaacagaaacaatattttttttgggattaatatccaatcaaatgccaagctgaaatgttataaaaataaaaaacatagaaTGGTAGTTCAATCATGATTAAAACTGCAAGGAAAACTCACCTTTTTATGAGAAGGTAATTATGGCACATGATTGTAAATGTCCTCATATGACGGTTTAACACATTGTTTTCATCTTCCATTTCAGGGCCAGAGAATGGGTAGAGACACGCACATCTTGGAACGCGCCAATCATCTGGGAGAGAATGTTTGACCCCGATCTTTACGACCGGAAGCACATCCAGAACCAGTCGGCAGTGGCCCTCACTGTGTTCGCTGTGGGAAGGTTTGTTTCTCCACATGATACAGCTCTTTGAGACCAGCAGTCAGTCTGGCCCCACTCGGTACCGAGACGCGGTACCTGAGTAGGTCCGTTACAGCTGAAGAGCAAACAGTGTGTGTATGACAAGAGAATATCTTTCCAGGGTTAGATTAGAATTTATTGCCAGTTATGTTTTGCCTTCAAATAATTTAGTTAGGTGCATACAATTTCttgaaaaggaaagaaacatTAAATCAAACTACGGCAACAGACAAGAACATAACTATATAGAATAGAAATATCACAATCtatattttcataaaacactAACATAAGTACAATATAACTTTTCAGAGTAAGAAATGAAGGCTTCAGTGTTCACAAAAATATATGTGCAATGTTCAAGTGTCTAGTCCCGGATGTAGCCCTCGACACCCATAGGCAAACTGCTGCCAGTCCCGTTCTCAGCCGAGATTGGTCGGCTCCTTTTTGGCAGCAGGATGAAGACGGTGTAGAAGGGCACCATCATTGTCCGTGGCAGGTTGAGCCTCTTCAGCTGCAGGATGAAGACCATTTTctgctttgctttttttgatgaGAATTACAACTTTGTTTGGTTCATTTTCTGTAACTAGCATGAAGGCATGTTGGGTGGAAAGggaaagctagctagctatccaGCCGGCTGCAGCAGGCTGCTCGATTCCGCGGCTTTTCCACCGCAATGGagactttttattttgtgtaaaagTGTGTATCATAGCAAAGGTTTGAATATCCGCTTTCCCTTTTTTAAGCACGGCCTGCTGGCATGGAGAATCATTTCGTCGTAAGTAGAATGTACTTGGTAGTTGGCCATCGACGCAGGCGACAGTGGGCCTTCATGGCCACTACTTCTTTGCTGGCAGCTTGGGTtcagactgaaaataataaCTCCAGTGTTAAAACAGATTAGAAGGTCAGCAGATGTGAACTTAACAGTTATCTCCAATAATATATAGATAATCTTaataatttttctcttttcctgccTAAGGTACTTTGCCTACCTGAAGACGTTCCTTACCTCTGCTGAACGTCATTTTATGTTGGGTTTAAAAGTGACATATTACGTGTTCACGGATCAGCCAGAGAAGATACCCCCAGTGAACCTTGGTCCTCTGCGAAGCCTGAAGGTTGTCCTGGTGAAGAAGTACTCCACCTGGCACGACGTCTCTATGATGCGCATGAAAACGATCTCCGATACCATAGAATCAGAGATTCGTCACCACTGCAATTATGTCTTCTGCTTTCATGTGGATCAGCAGTTTAAGGGCAGATTTGGCTCCGAGGCTTTGGGGGAGTCTGTGGCCTTGCTTCATGCCGGCTTTTTCAAAACTCCAAAGGAAGGTTGCACCTATGACCGAAACCCCAAATCCACAGCCTTCATGAGAAACGGAGATTACTACTACAATGCTGCTGTATTTGGAGGCCTTTGGGAAAATGTGCAGAATTTGGCAGACTGCTGCTTTCTGGATATCATGAAGGACAAACTGAATGATGTCGAGGCTCAGTGGCATGATGAGAGTCATCTCAACAAGTACTTTTGGCTTCACAAACCAAGCAGGCTGCTCTCCCCAAAGTACTGGTAGGACCAGAGAAGGGGTTACAACAAGGACACACACGTTGCCCGCCTAAATGGACAATATGACCCACTTCGTACTCTGTAGAGTGGCTAGAAGAAGCACAAGTTGCTGTAACTGGGGAAAAATGTGAGATGTTTACTATATTTGTTTTGGTATTGGATTCTATTCTTGGAAATATCTTTCTTTCTACCTTTTCTGGAAATCCAACGCAGTTGTCTTTGTGTTAATTGTCTTAGGATTATGTGCGtgctttaatattttaaagcaCAATAAATGATTTTATACTAAGAGGCATGTCAATCAAGCATACCACTCCCAAACATACCACTATTTTAGCTCTAAATCTTAATCTTTTCCTGACAAACTTTAGAAGAGCTGATAACTATAAAGAAACATGAGATAATTGTTGCTTGGGGAACTGCTAATCAGTGCATCCATCATTAGTGCTGGTTAAACTCAATGtcaaaaaatctaaaagaaTATTTTTCTGATCTCAATATACCCCTCCaataagatattttttaaatgtcaactaTGAATTGAATGTTAAGTGtgtcccccccttcccccccacgtgtctctctccctccctctttcataATTTAAATGATGGTTGTAAATATGAATTGCAATGTCCATAGTTTTATTGTAACCTGTGCTgctattaaatgttttgttaaataattaGACCTTAGGACAAAGTCATCAAATATTTTCTGAGATGTATACACCGTGCGCGTGAATGCCGATTCAGCAAATTGGTATTATCAGGTTATTCCGTACGACTTTGGGTAGCTTACTAATTCTGCATACATTCAGCTATGAAAACGTTCACATATCAATGTTCAGCTCTtcaaccgttttttttttttctttacatgctatactatcacttttatTCCGTAATACTACACCATgaactttttatcccttttttgacTTTGTGAAAAATGGGCCTTACACAGGATGAGGAGGGACAACTAATCCCTCAAAGTCCTGGCTCCTAACGGGCGGAGTCATCTCCCCATTGACATCAGAACGCTGAAAAGCTTCCGCATTCTAACATCTCTTCCAACTGTACCTcggtttaaagaaaataaaattcaaaacaaGCACTTACAGTCAACTTtcatgtgtctctttgtagtttggcttatttgaaattaatgtacttgcacttactacTTTGTCTGGATTTTGCACCGTTAACGTTGAAAGCTCAgctcagctaaatgacatgtaatgtaaaatactcaatgcagaaaaattccACTTTTGTTTCACACATTATTGGTGTTATTTGTCAATGAAATGTATACACATTTAAACCATTCCCACTTTTTTAACAATTCTTAGTAGCCTAGTTCACCTTTTTCTCATGCTGTTAAGCCAGCAAGCAGGTTTGCTTTAGAAATTTAGCTTTTCAGCTTTCACAAACATTTTCTGCAGGGAATTATTTAAGTTTaatatgctatatatatatagcacatttccTCCTTCCACAGAATTTGGGTCAAAGATGAGACATGTGGCCtacattttctttatatatatatttttttcattttcgtTAAATTAACTGAACTATTAtaaactagaagggcactcagaGAGCAAAGACCTTTGCCATGGCCAAATGCCTTCTGTTAtaattttgacaaaaatgtaaaaaaaaaacatgaaggtCAATGTAAATAATTTGGTACGTCCGTATTGGCTTCATTTTTTAGCACCAGAGGCATGCTGCGTGTTTTCAACCCACATCTTCTTTTAAACGTACCTAAATAGTTTTGTTGCCTAGACCTGACCCAACCGCGACAGTTACGTTAACCATTGAAGGGTTTGATTTTGTATTTAGAATGATAGCTTCGCAAGTTTTAATCATACAAGTATGACAAAAGTATTGACAAAAACCTTAGAAtttataatatgtatgtataatatgtccactgcaaaataatgtgttttaaaatgtatgttctgttttgaataaattaaaaacggTCAATCTTAAAATGATGTGAATTAGAAACAAATGTTTACCTTACTCAGTCACAGTAGATAACATTCCACAGGGAGCAGCGCAAACCCAACCCCCATATTTGCATCTCTATTCATATTATATATGAATAGAATATATGAATTatatattagtattattatattatattatattattatattagtttTTGTTGGTGTAGTGGGAGGTCCTACACTCCCAGTTTGCAACTTTTTCTGTTACAAAATTACAAGTCCCAAGTTGAAACTGAGATAACCCTGATGAGAGCAATAAAAGCTGGATAGTACTTTTCATGAGAAAATTGAACTTAATATGTAAATGTGGTGGAGTGCCAGTGTCCCTTTTAACATCCCTGCCCAGCTAGAACAAGAAATTGCAGTGCATACAAGCATAATACCAGCAGAGGGAGCGCTTGGTTAAACATACACTCTTGAACCTTCAGTGTGGAACAAAGCAAGTTTGTTTCTTGTATCCAGCAGCAAATCCCTTTTATAATAAGTGCATGTGAAGAGCTGAAGCCTCCATTGCAAAACATTACGTTATCATTTTAGCATAAAATGGTGTGTTTAATGAACAACAAATAatatatttggatttttttatgttggtAACATTCACCcattttatatttgtgtgtatccAAACACatcacatgcatgcacagtGGGCTGTGTGATGGATGTAACCAAGGTATTGCAAATTACCCAGTAGTGTGTATCTGTTGTTGTtccaagtatgtgtgtgtgttagcgttCTTAGTGACGTGGTAAACTCTAATCCGCCCTAATCCCAGGGCACCACAGTGGATGTCCATTAGCGTTAAATGCTGCTGCACATCTTTCCTTCCCTGTCTCTTTCGATTTCTACCATGTCTGTCGTTTAGTTTCTTATTGGCCTTACAAGCTACATAGCATAGCTTTAAATATCAGGGTTTACAGTGTATATTTGAGCCATGAGGCTCCAGTTTATGTGTCGTTAGGATATGCTCTCTGACCTCTCACCTCCCTGTGGATGagtacaagaaaacacaaaattgtttttaaatttgatttctATATACCATTTGTTATCACACTTATGTTACCTATTAAGAGGTACATAGTGGTTACATAGTAATAGCACCTAAAAAGACATATTCATAGGGTGAATAAATTACTGTAgttatatcatttttttcatccGTAAAGCTAGGTCATGTGATGTGTGCAGGCTGAAGATGGACGTACCCCAACAACTGTCATCTGTCTGTCAGTGAAGAAAAAACCTATCAACACCAGAGAAATAAATCTCCCTGAAACGAGAAACACATGAGAAGAAAGAGTGATATATTTGTGTAACGATGTGATTTTCTGCTCTGTAAAACCTcattttttgtatcattatttatttatttctctggGAATCTTTTATTCATAGTCTCAATGtagttcaaaataaaataactgtaCTTGTGTCTGCCTTAGCTTAAGACAAGTGTTTGCGTGTCGTATGCTGAACATTGTAATATAAAAACTGCATTCAGTCCAGTTTTTTATCCTCCCTAATTTTGTCCTGGTGGTATGGGTGACCAACATGtgaattgtactttttactatgCTTGTCTTGGTTCTGCTTGAGTTACACAGGACCAGGATAGTAACTCAAACCAGTACTGAAAGTCATGAAAATAGGAAGGAAGCTGAGTTTGAGTCTACAGTTATGAtggttttattggcattttccAAGGTATTATTTTACAGTGACGGTCACAGTCTGGAAAGGTTAAGAGCCATGAAACAAAAGAGTGGCACTCTTGGAGATAAATATGGGCCTCTCTTCTGTGTGGCCTACATATGTAGCATGCGGTTGCCATGTTAGGATATTTTTGTCTGAATAAATGAATTATTCAGTGTCTCCTAGCAGCGGATGAGCATGCATAACACACTTGATATTGCAAGGGTTGAATCATGGGTAAAGCAGGCTGGCCTGGGATGTGAAGAGGTTGTAACCCCCCTGTAACTTTGCCTGGAATTGGTTAATGTTGAACTGTGACCTTAGCAAAGCTCCACCTCCTTTTAATATCAATCATAATGCTAGCTATTATAGTTAATGCCCAATCTGTTTCTGATGGTTAAACAAGAGTCCCTTCAACAATGCCACGGTTAACATATTTGCAACCTTATTATGAATtacaacaaataaattaaatgatcaACCCTTTCTTTTAAATGGTCAGATTTAGCTCCCTGAGGAAAAAGTACAGTATAAACTATCCAATCTGTGACATCAAATTGTGTTAACACTGCTCCATCAATCAAGTTGGTAAAGTAGTGGTGCACTAACAGCCAGGAACAAAAAGCCATGTGTTCATCTGAATGGCTCAAATACTTAACTGAGTATCCATGGTCTACGATGTTATTAAGATCTGAGCGGCTCTACAACAACATTAATAAATCTGTATTTAAACAGTGGCCTTGGTTAAAGGCTGTGTGGGCTGTATGTTCACTATATTCACGGCAAATCAATGGCCTTATCATGTAGCATCACAATGTTTTAACTGATGAATACACAGTGTGTCTTACATGGACAACACCAGAATAGTGACATGGGGGAAGGACATTTTGGAACAAGGTGTACTTACAGTTTATATTACACACAGTCTTAAAAAAGAGTGATGAAGACAGGACAAGTGATCTAAGTCAATGAAGACGTTGAAGAAGCACTATGTACAGTGTGGAGACAGTTTGGGTGGATGATGTGTAACAAAACTATTATTTcttaacaaaattaaaaaagcaacaacacagTACATTGACAACAAGGACAGGAAAGGGACGGAAGTAAGTGAAGGGCAtaattaaggggggggggggggagtatgATATGTGAATGTGTGCAAACCTCTACAGGtatcacaataaaagcatgacTTTGCTGCGCCTGCTGCTGAGCATAGGAAATGGGCGCCGGGCGGGGTTTGGTCGGTTGTGTTACTTTAAGGGTGATTAAACGGGAACGAGAGCACTTTTTGCTGCAGTTTAGCCACTGCCCAACATCTTTGTTGCACGCTGGTTGGCCTCGTCAATCCTGGTCTTGTTGGAATCGGcctgaaagagacacacacagttcaGCTAGCAGTTGGTAAAGGGCGGTGATGAGTTACTTTAATGGAAAATGAAGGTTAATTTCAAC of Etheostoma spectabile isolate EspeVRDwgs_2016 chromosome 1, UIUC_Espe_1.0, whole genome shotgun sequence contains these proteins:
- the LOC116694142 gene encoding N-acetyllactosaminide alpha-1,3-galactosyltransferase, whose protein sequence is MTRQFDTALSWLKGRTAGIFCCHLLLVVSCTSLYLRYLERLVPADNLPVARDAELKRSINLDDTLDFTAREWVETRTSWNAPIIWERMFDPDLYDRKHIQNQSAVALTVFAVGRYFAYLKTFLTSAERHFMLGLKVTYYVFTDQPEKIPPVNLGPLRSLKVVLVKKYSTWHDVSMMRMKTISDTIESEIRHHCNYVFCFHVDQQFKGRFGSEALGESVALLHAGFFKTPKEGCTYDRNPKSTAFMRNGDYYYNAAVFGGLWENVQNLADCCFLDIMKDKLNDVEAQWHDESHLNKYFWLHKPSRLLSPKYW